A genomic stretch from Dyella sp. M7H15-1 includes:
- a CDS encoding iron-containing redox enzyme family protein, with amino-acid sequence MKHLASHPQIKSDALRSMAYLGDLEGLVREALSNRRSPLWGALQETLFHMNLKLMSEGFALGTQRSELEWKFRALVESVEKEMLPEAHIPPHIVDPEEFLDWLKARIYEHRVTDHELFVYFDKNDLSDEEIRYFLSNYRVNMQRFHLHVAAYSLFVPFKMREELYENLHDEFGEGDFEQAHPNLFEPLMDHFGGAREDDWNPETFHLLNTKINLCWFADGLPYGLGGMGALELTIPAQQRRILANLRRRGLNEKLVRFFVVHCELDESHGDGWFAAGLPYIRSRSDFEKVYVAAMRMLDARAGVYDGILAGILRRRLEAQSRKIAADQLEAQAQVA; translated from the coding sequence ATGAAACATCTGGCTAGTCATCCTCAAATCAAGAGCGACGCATTGCGTTCGATGGCATACCTGGGCGACCTGGAGGGTCTCGTTCGCGAGGCCCTGTCCAACCGGCGCTCCCCGCTGTGGGGTGCGTTGCAGGAAACGCTGTTCCACATGAACCTTAAGCTCATGTCCGAAGGCTTCGCCCTCGGCACGCAGCGCAGCGAGCTGGAATGGAAATTCCGTGCGCTGGTGGAAAGCGTGGAAAAGGAAATGTTGCCCGAGGCGCATATTCCCCCGCACATCGTCGATCCCGAGGAATTCCTCGACTGGCTCAAGGCCAGGATCTACGAGCACCGCGTCACCGATCACGAGCTGTTCGTGTATTTCGACAAGAACGACCTCAGCGACGAGGAAATTCGCTACTTTCTGTCCAACTATCGCGTGAACATGCAGCGCTTCCACCTGCACGTCGCCGCCTACAGTCTGTTCGTGCCGTTCAAGATGCGCGAGGAACTGTACGAAAACTTGCACGACGAATTCGGCGAGGGCGATTTCGAGCAGGCCCATCCCAACCTGTTCGAGCCGCTGATGGATCACTTCGGCGGCGCGCGCGAGGACGACTGGAATCCCGAAACCTTCCACCTGCTCAACACCAAGATCAACCTGTGTTGGTTCGCCGACGGCCTGCCATACGGTCTGGGCGGCATGGGCGCGCTGGAGCTGACGATTCCCGCGCAGCAGCGCCGCATCCTGGCCAACCTGCGCCGCCGCGGCCTGAACGAAAAGTTGGTGCGCTTCTTCGTGGTGCATTGCGAATTGGACGAATCGCACGGCGACGGCTGGTTTGCCGCCGGCCTGCCATACATCCGTTCCCGTTCGGATTTCGAGAAGGTCTATGTCGCCGCGATGCGCATGCTGGACGCGCGCGCCGGCGTCTACGACGGCATTCTCGCCGGCATCCTGCGCCGCCGCCTGGAAGCGCAAAGCCGCAAGATCGCCGCCGACCAGCTTGAAGCGCAAGCGCAGGTCGCCTGA
- a CDS encoding flavin reductase family protein — protein MALEQKQYRHALGRFTTGVCVVSAVGEQGLPIGMTINSFSSLSLEPSLVQWSIKQKSLCYPLFSRLKSYSISVLSDQQMEISSRYARPGDHRMHPADYAINEYGMPYVKHALARFECLSWGRMEAGDHDLLIGIVDKFFAEPEGRPLVFFAGAYRPLLID, from the coding sequence ATGGCGCTTGAGCAAAAACAATATCGCCACGCCCTGGGTCGGTTCACCACCGGGGTATGCGTGGTGTCGGCCGTCGGCGAGCAGGGGCTGCCGATCGGCATGACGATCAACTCCTTTTCGTCATTGTCGCTGGAGCCATCGCTGGTGCAGTGGAGCATCAAGCAGAAATCGCTGTGTTATCCGCTGTTTTCGCGACTGAAAAGCTATTCCATCAGCGTGCTATCCGATCAGCAGATGGAGATTTCGAGCCGCTACGCACGCCCCGGCGATCATCGGATGCACCCGGCCGATTACGCGATCAACGAGTACGGAATGCCCTACGTCAAGCATGCATTGGCCCGTTTTGAATGCTTGAGTTGGGGCAGGATGGAGGCAGGCGATCACGACCTGCTCATCGGCATTGTCGACAAGTTCTTCGCCGAGCCGGAGGGCAGGCCGTTGGTCTTTTTTGCAGGGGCGTATCGGCCGTTGTTGATCGATTAG
- a CDS encoding AMP-binding protein, with protein MKNTHYHANLTPLTFLERCGRYLSDRVAISSREGDVDFGTLLKRARRMTALLRNLGVAYGHRVGLLTHNSPQSIEAHFAIPAAGGVIVSFNPWLPSADIKKQMLYSGTRVVLASAALLQQHRELFTELSGHIVVLLDAASAPGDIDSKFRCFDIEQHKYDSLVPLDRYLRSEHDPIAINFTSGTTGNPKGVVYSHRAAYLHAMGQILMMNLTAASVYYWSLPMFHVNGWGHMWATVAAGAQQVVEQNVAQATPASLRQGIAAYKITHMAGSPRLVRQLGDETFAPSMLQGLTVLTGGAAPPPDLVDGMQRLGVELIHQYGLNETLGPFVMCEARGEWDALPREQQTRLRMRQGIAAIHAGTGLRVVDQDMRDVPWDGATLGEVLMAGNTVALGYYDNPRATESAFRDGWFHSGDMAVVHPDGYLEIKDRMKDLIHVETPYGWENISSLEIENVASQFPGIKDVAVIGMEDEQQKPTIILVYEKAAHAQIDEAAILDHCRKHLPDFKVPAHAMEANIPKTATGKVVKGALRDEVTKRRTAELGVA; from the coding sequence ATGAAGAACACGCACTACCATGCGAATCTCACGCCGCTGACGTTTCTGGAGCGCTGCGGCCGTTATCTTTCCGACCGGGTGGCGATCAGCAGCCGCGAAGGCGACGTCGATTTCGGCACGCTGCTCAAGCGCGCCCGGCGTATGACGGCGTTGCTGCGCAATCTTGGCGTGGCCTACGGACACCGGGTCGGCCTGCTCACGCACAACTCGCCGCAATCGATCGAGGCGCACTTTGCGATTCCCGCTGCGGGCGGCGTGATCGTGTCGTTCAATCCGTGGCTGCCGTCGGCGGACATCAAGAAGCAGATGCTCTACAGCGGCACCCGCGTGGTGCTGGCCAGCGCCGCGCTGCTCCAACAGCATCGCGAGCTATTCACGGAACTGTCCGGGCATATCGTGGTACTGCTGGACGCGGCCTCGGCCCCTGGCGACATCGACAGCAAGTTCCGCTGCTTCGACATCGAGCAGCATAAATACGATTCGCTAGTACCGCTCGACCGCTACTTGCGCTCCGAGCACGATCCCATCGCGATCAATTTCACCTCCGGCACCACCGGCAACCCAAAGGGTGTGGTGTACAGCCATCGCGCTGCCTATCTGCACGCGATGGGCCAGATCCTGATGATGAATCTCACCGCCGCGTCGGTGTACTACTGGTCGCTGCCGATGTTCCACGTCAACGGTTGGGGCCATATGTGGGCCACGGTCGCGGCCGGTGCGCAGCAGGTGGTGGAGCAGAACGTGGCGCAGGCCACGCCCGCATCGCTCAGGCAAGGCATCGCGGCGTACAAGATCACGCACATGGCCGGCTCGCCGCGCCTGGTGCGCCAGCTTGGCGACGAGACGTTCGCGCCGTCGATGCTGCAAGGGCTGACCGTGCTCACCGGCGGCGCCGCGCCGCCGCCCGACCTGGTCGATGGCATGCAACGTCTAGGCGTGGAGCTGATCCACCAGTACGGCTTGAACGAAACGCTCGGCCCGTTCGTGATGTGCGAAGCGCGCGGGGAATGGGATGCATTGCCGCGGGAACAGCAGACCCGCCTGCGCATGCGCCAGGGCATCGCCGCCATCCATGCCGGTACGGGTTTGCGCGTGGTCGACCAGGACATGCGCGACGTGCCCTGGGACGGCGCCACGCTGGGCGAGGTGCTGATGGCCGGCAACACGGTGGCGCTGGGCTACTACGACAACCCGCGCGCCACCGAAAGCGCCTTCCGCGACGGATGGTTCCACAGCGGCGACATGGCGGTGGTGCATCCGGACGGCTATCTGGAAATCAAGGATCGGATGAAAGACCTGATCCACGTGGAAACGCCCTATGGATGGGAAAACATTTCATCGCTGGAAATCGAGAACGTGGCCAGCCAGTTCCCCGGCATCAAGGACGTGGCCGTGATCGGCATGGAAGACGAACAACAAAAACCAACCATCATTCTTGTCTATGAAAAGGCCGCGCACGCCCAGATCGACGAGGCGGCCATTCTGGATCACTGCAGGAAACATCTTCCGGATTTCAAGGTTCCCGCGCACGCCATGGAAGCGAACATCCCCAAGACGGCTACCGGAAAAGTTGTCAAGGGAGCCCTGCGAGACGAAGTCACCAAGCGACGGACGGCCGAGTTGGGAGTGGCTTGA
- a CDS encoding tryptophan 7-halogenase, whose translation MKKYDVTVIGSGMGGSGCALVLAKLGYSVLLIERGTHPRFALGESGTPALSRKMRYISRAYGIPELDDLSTYNNIHASKNGVMCGPKEMFQYFVHQKGQTRPDEFGPFPEVIVQTSEVDAQYYRAASDQQITEVAVKYGVEYSDMTSVEDIVFGTDKVDLSCKKGEREFTVETDFVVDATGFNSIIGRKFDLKLTGDALDTPLKSRSIFTHFRDIGAFDETIRKSTEYPDRSPVPRSRATQHHCFEGGWIWFIPFDNGITSVGVNLDIDLYPENDRNGEEEFWEIIDQYPMVSELLRGRKIEFPFIKTKRLQFLNKELAGDRWAMLQASAYALDAWFSTGLAATFMSIHRLVDVLDKQIFPNKRFERKLLLDYEKSIKTEYFHVAKMVDGMYKTFKHFEIFKNYCFFCFMGTESYLEKGGAGKAVDLDHLLLSAGDKVFVEKFESVYRKVVEYAKRDSVSAEEAEELGRFLREDMKPFNFRRYGYPDMHGVHPRRIGVPMPEYDAMKKQDMEDVHPSMVVQECETD comes from the coding sequence ATGAAGAAATACGACGTTACCGTGATCGGCAGCGGCATGGGCGGCAGCGGTTGCGCGCTGGTGCTGGCCAAACTGGGCTACAGCGTGCTGCTGATCGAACGCGGCACGCACCCGCGCTTTGCGCTGGGCGAATCGGGCACGCCCGCGCTGAGCCGCAAGATGCGCTACATCAGCCGCGCCTACGGCATTCCGGAATTGGACGATCTGTCCACCTACAACAACATTCACGCGTCGAAAAACGGCGTGATGTGCGGACCGAAGGAGATGTTCCAGTACTTCGTGCACCAGAAAGGCCAGACCCGGCCGGACGAATTCGGACCGTTTCCCGAAGTGATCGTACAGACATCCGAAGTGGACGCGCAGTACTACCGCGCCGCGTCGGATCAGCAGATCACCGAGGTGGCCGTGAAGTACGGCGTGGAATACAGCGACATGACCTCGGTCGAGGACATCGTGTTCGGCACGGACAAGGTGGATCTTTCCTGCAAGAAGGGTGAGCGCGAATTCACCGTGGAAACCGATTTCGTGGTGGATGCCACCGGCTTCAATTCCATCATCGGCCGCAAGTTCGACCTGAAGCTCACCGGCGACGCGCTGGACACGCCGCTGAAGAGCCGCAGCATCTTCACGCACTTCAGGGACATCGGCGCGTTCGACGAGACCATCCGCAAGAGCACCGAGTATCCGGATCGCTCGCCGGTGCCGCGTTCACGCGCCACCCAGCACCATTGCTTTGAAGGCGGCTGGATCTGGTTCATTCCCTTCGACAACGGCATCACCAGCGTCGGCGTCAACCTGGACATCGACCTGTATCCGGAAAACGACCGCAATGGCGAAGAGGAATTCTGGGAAATCATCGACCAGTATCCGATGGTGTCCGAGCTGCTGCGCGGCCGCAAGATCGAGTTCCCCTTCATCAAAACCAAGCGGCTGCAGTTCCTCAACAAGGAACTGGCCGGCGACCGCTGGGCCATGCTGCAGGCGTCGGCGTATGCGCTGGATGCGTGGTTCAGCACCGGCCTGGCCGCCACCTTCATGTCCATCCACCGGCTGGTGGACGTGCTGGACAAGCAGATTTTTCCGAACAAGCGCTTTGAACGGAAGCTGCTGCTGGATTACGAGAAATCCATCAAGACCGAGTACTTCCACGTCGCCAAGATGGTCGACGGCATGTACAAGACCTTCAAGCATTTCGAGATCTTCAAGAACTACTGCTTCTTCTGCTTCATGGGCACGGAGAGCTACCTGGAGAAGGGCGGCGCGGGCAAGGCGGTGGATCTGGACCACTTGCTGCTGAGCGCGGGCGACAAGGTATTCGTGGAGAAATTCGAATCGGTCTACCGCAAGGTGGTGGAATACGCCAAGCGCGATTCGGTCAGCGCGGAAGAGGCGGAAGAACTTGGCCGCTTCCTGCGCGAAGACATGAAGCCCTTCAACTTCCGCCGCTACGGCTATCCGGACATGCACGGCGTTCACCCTCGGCGCATCGGCGTGCCGATGCCCGAGTACGACGCGATGAAGAAGCAAGACATGGAAGACGTGCACCCGAGCATGGTGGTGCAAGAGTGCGAAACCGACTGA
- a CDS encoding cation:proton antiporter yields MAFHLTQPESFLIAMLIIFSVPYLLWRHLKTDYYAPMVVVQIVAGIVLGPDVLGAYCGNCYNAVFSATTTQNLNGIAAWAVMIFVFVAGLELDLSNVWRYRRESGITAGLALGVPLSLGAIVGYLLSHHAGWAGPLAHGWQFTLAIGMSCSITALPILIIFLEKMELLRQPIGQRVLRYASLDDILIWSVLAVVLLDLQRLKTQLIFLVTFGLAAIGFRKLMARLTEADRWFAAIIWLAVAAFMAEWSGLHFMVGAFLAGVVIDLRWFEQKHVDLLRHYVLLLMMPVFFLSTGLKTHWSIGGAAVFAVAGLLLLAAVAGKLIGVHLAGRILKWDEGEAAIIGWLLQSKSLITIVFADVLLDKGIISGDAFTALLIMSLLSTMLTVPVVSARLASRPGLAAKVS; encoded by the coding sequence GTGGCGTTTCACCTGACCCAACCCGAAAGTTTCCTGATCGCCATGCTGATCATCTTCAGCGTGCCGTATCTGCTCTGGCGTCACCTGAAAACCGACTACTACGCGCCGATGGTGGTGGTGCAGATCGTCGCCGGCATCGTGCTCGGACCCGACGTGCTCGGTGCGTATTGCGGCAACTGCTACAACGCGGTGTTCAGCGCGACCACCACGCAAAACTTGAACGGCATCGCCGCCTGGGCGGTGATGATTTTCGTGTTCGTCGCCGGACTGGAACTGGATTTGAGCAACGTGTGGCGATACCGCCGCGAAAGCGGCATCACCGCCGGCCTCGCGCTGGGCGTGCCGCTGTCGCTGGGCGCCATCGTCGGTTATCTGTTGAGCCATCACGCGGGCTGGGCCGGCCCGCTGGCGCACGGCTGGCAATTCACGCTGGCCATCGGCATGTCCTGTTCCATCACGGCGCTGCCGATACTGATCATCTTCCTGGAAAAGATGGAACTGCTACGCCAGCCCATCGGCCAGCGCGTGCTGCGCTACGCCAGCCTTGACGACATATTGATCTGGTCGGTGCTGGCGGTGGTGTTGCTGGATCTGCAGCGCCTCAAGACACAATTGATTTTTCTCGTAACGTTCGGTCTGGCCGCGATAGGTTTCCGAAAGCTGATGGCGCGATTGACCGAAGCCGACCGCTGGTTCGCCGCCATCATCTGGCTGGCCGTCGCCGCCTTCATGGCCGAATGGTCGGGCCTGCATTTCATGGTGGGCGCGTTTCTCGCCGGCGTGGTGATCGACCTGCGCTGGTTCGAGCAGAAGCACGTCGACCTGCTCAGGCATTACGTGCTGCTGCTGATGATGCCGGTGTTTTTCCTGAGCACCGGCCTGAAGACGCATTGGTCCATCGGCGGCGCGGCGGTGTTCGCGGTGGCTGGCCTGCTGCTGCTGGCAGCGGTGGCGGGCAAGCTGATCGGCGTGCATCTAGCCGGTCGGATATTGAAATGGGACGAGGGCGAGGCGGCGATCATCGGCTGGCTGCTGCAATCCAAATCGCTCATCACCATCGTCTTCGCCGACGTGCTGCTTGACAAAGGCATCATCAGCGGCGATGCG
- a CDS encoding heme-binding protein, with product MKKIASMVLATIVAICGNVHAQSYELPLDIALHAAQGAVKFCNAQGYHIGAAVVDRAGALRVFLRADGSTVHVKDTAFRKAYTVITLGPIFKFDRSSQAAAAFNGKPSEPSFLTIPDIALLPGAVAIKANGSIVAALGVGGAPGGEKDEACAAAGVQAIATELSGSGK from the coding sequence ATGAAGAAAATCGCATCAATGGTACTCGCCACCATCGTCGCCATCTGCGGCAACGTCCACGCGCAAAGCTACGAGCTGCCGCTCGACATTGCGCTGCATGCCGCGCAGGGCGCCGTGAAGTTCTGCAACGCGCAGGGCTATCACATCGGTGCGGCGGTGGTGGACAGGGCTGGTGCATTGCGCGTGTTCCTGCGCGCCGACGGAAGCACCGTGCACGTCAAGGACACCGCTTTTCGCAAGGCTTATACCGTGATAACGCTGGGGCCGATCTTCAAGTTCGACCGCAGCTCGCAAGCCGCCGCCGCGTTCAATGGCAAACCGAGCGAGCCTTCGTTTCTCACCATTCCGGACATCGCGCTGCTGCCGGGCGCCGTGGCGATCAAGGCGAACGGCAGCATCGTCGCCGCGCTGGGCGTAGGTGGCGCGCCGGGCGGAGAAAAAGATGAAGCCTGCGCTGCGGCCGGCGTGCAGGCGATCGCGACGGAGCTGTCAGGTAGCGGGAAGTAG